From a region of the Castor canadensis chromosome 7, mCasCan1.hap1v2, whole genome shotgun sequence genome:
- the Rcc1 gene encoding regulator of chromosome condensation isoform X1, protein MPPKRIAKRRSPSEDAIPKNKKVKVSHRSHNTEPGLVLTLGQGDVGQLGLGENVMERKKPALVPILEAVVQAEAGGMHTVCLSKSGQVYSFGCNDEGALGRDTSVEGSEMVPGKVELQEKVIQVSAGDSHTAALTEDGRVFLWGSFRDNNGVIGLLEPMKKSMVPVQVQLDVPVVKVASGNDHLVMLTADGDLYTLGCGEQGQLGRVPELFANRGGRQGLERLLVPKCVLLKSRGCRGHVRFQDAFCGAYFTFAISHEGHVYGFGLSNYHQLGTPGTESCFVPQNLTSFKNSTKSWVGFSGGQHHTVCMDSEGKAYSLGRAEYGRLGLGEGAEEKSTPTLISRLPTVSSVACGASVGYAVSKDGRVFAWGMGTNYQLGTGQDEDAWSPVEMTGKQLENRVVLSVSSGGQHTVLLVKDKEQS, encoded by the exons TctcacacaggtcccacaacacAGAACCAGGCTTGGTGCTGACACTGGGCCAGGGCGACGTGGGCCAGCTGGGGCTGGGTGAGAACGTCATGGAGAGGAAGAAGCCGGCCCTGGTGCCCATTCTGGAGGCTGTTGTGCAGGCCGAGGCGGGGGGCATGCACACTGTGTGTCTCAGCAAAAGTGGCCAG GTCTACTCCTTCGGCTGCAACGATGAGGGTGCCCTGGGAAGGGACACATCAGTGGAGGGCTCAGAGATGGTCCCTGGAAAGGTGGAACTGCAAGAGAAGGTGATACAGGTGTCAGCAGGAGATAGTCACACGGCAGCCCTCACCGAGGATGGCCGCGTCTTCCTCTGGGGCTCCTTCCGG GACAATAATGGTGTGATTGGGCTCTTGGAGCCCATGAAGAAGAGCATGGTGCCTGTGCAAGTGCAGCTGGACGTGCCCGTCGTGAAGGTGGCCTCAG GAAACGACCACTTGGTGATGCTCACAGCTGATGGTGACCTCTATACCTTGGGCTGCGGGGAGCAGGGCCAACTGGGTCGTGTGCCTGAGTTATTTGCCAACCGTGGTGGCCGGCAGGGCCTCG AGCGACTACTGGTGCCCAAGTGTGTGCTCTTGAAATCCAGGGGTTGCCGGGGCCATGTGAGGTTCCAGGATGCTTTCTGTGGTGCCTATTTCACTTTTGCTATCTCCCACGAGGGCCATGTGTATGGCTTTGGGCTCTCCAACTACCATCAGCTTG GAACACCAGGCACAGAATCTTGCTTCGTACCCCAGAACTTGACATCCTTCAAGAATTCCACTAAGTCCTGGGTGGGCTTCTCTGGTGGCCAGCACCATACAGTCTGCATGGATTCAGAAG gaAAAGCATACAGCCTTGGCCGGGCAGAGTATGGGCGGCTGGGCCTCGGGGAGGGTGCTGAGGAGAAGAGCACACCCACCCTTATCTCCAGGCTGCCCACTGTCTCCTCAGTAGCCTGTGGAGCCTCTGTGGGGTATGCCGTGTCCAAGGATG gtcgtgtttttgcctggggcatgGGCACCAATTACCAGCTGGGCACAGGACAGGACGAGGACGCCTGGAGCCCCGTGGAGATGACTGGCAAGCAACTGGAGAACCGTGTGGTGTTATCTGTGTCCAGCGGGGGCCAGCACACAGTCTTATTAGTCAAAGACAAGGAACAGAGTTGA
- the Rcc1 gene encoding regulator of chromosome condensation isoform X2 translates to MPPKRIAKRRSPSEDAIPKNKKVKVSHRSHNTEPGLVLTLGQGDVGQLGLGENVMERKKPALVPILEAVVQAEAGGMHTVCLSKSGQVYSFGCNDEGALGRDTSVEGSEMVPGKVELQEKVIQVSAGDSHTAALTEDGRVFLWGSFRDNNGVIGLLEPMKKSMVPVQVQLDVPVVKVASGNDHLVMLTADGDLYTLGCGEQGQLGRVPELFANRGGRQGLERLLVPKCVLLKSRGCRGHVRFQDAFCGAYFTFAISHEGHVYGFGLSNYHQLGKAYSLGRAEYGRLGLGEGAEEKSTPTLISRLPTVSSVACGASVGYAVSKDGRVFAWGMGTNYQLGTGQDEDAWSPVEMTGKQLENRVVLSVSSGGQHTVLLVKDKEQS, encoded by the exons TctcacacaggtcccacaacacAGAACCAGGCTTGGTGCTGACACTGGGCCAGGGCGACGTGGGCCAGCTGGGGCTGGGTGAGAACGTCATGGAGAGGAAGAAGCCGGCCCTGGTGCCCATTCTGGAGGCTGTTGTGCAGGCCGAGGCGGGGGGCATGCACACTGTGTGTCTCAGCAAAAGTGGCCAG GTCTACTCCTTCGGCTGCAACGATGAGGGTGCCCTGGGAAGGGACACATCAGTGGAGGGCTCAGAGATGGTCCCTGGAAAGGTGGAACTGCAAGAGAAGGTGATACAGGTGTCAGCAGGAGATAGTCACACGGCAGCCCTCACCGAGGATGGCCGCGTCTTCCTCTGGGGCTCCTTCCGG GACAATAATGGTGTGATTGGGCTCTTGGAGCCCATGAAGAAGAGCATGGTGCCTGTGCAAGTGCAGCTGGACGTGCCCGTCGTGAAGGTGGCCTCAG GAAACGACCACTTGGTGATGCTCACAGCTGATGGTGACCTCTATACCTTGGGCTGCGGGGAGCAGGGCCAACTGGGTCGTGTGCCTGAGTTATTTGCCAACCGTGGTGGCCGGCAGGGCCTCG AGCGACTACTGGTGCCCAAGTGTGTGCTCTTGAAATCCAGGGGTTGCCGGGGCCATGTGAGGTTCCAGGATGCTTTCTGTGGTGCCTATTTCACTTTTGCTATCTCCCACGAGGGCCATGTGTATGGCTTTGGGCTCTCCAACTACCATCAGCTTG gaAAAGCATACAGCCTTGGCCGGGCAGAGTATGGGCGGCTGGGCCTCGGGGAGGGTGCTGAGGAGAAGAGCACACCCACCCTTATCTCCAGGCTGCCCACTGTCTCCTCAGTAGCCTGTGGAGCCTCTGTGGGGTATGCCGTGTCCAAGGATG gtcgtgtttttgcctggggcatgGGCACCAATTACCAGCTGGGCACAGGACAGGACGAGGACGCCTGGAGCCCCGTGGAGATGACTGGCAAGCAACTGGAGAACCGTGTGGTGTTATCTGTGTCCAGCGGGGGCCAGCACACAGTCTTATTAGTCAAAGACAAGGAACAGAGTTGA